The genomic interval CGCAAGGCGATCGATGTCAGCACGATCAGCGCAAGCCCTGCATCGACACGCAGCCGCACTGCGGCGATCGACCAGTGCACGTCACTGGTCAGCGCATAAACGGCCAGCGCCCCGAATAGCAGGACGGTGCCGGCTTCCAGCAGCTTGACGTGGCGAGCCGGGCTCACGATATCGCGCGCGAGCAGCGCGGCGGCGACGAGCGCACCGGCCATCAGTCCGGTCTGCGCACCGGCGAGGCGCTCGATCACGGCAAAGGCCAGAAATGGGGCAAAGCTCAGCAAGAGATTCATGGTGGACTCCAGAGTATCGGCTGATTCGCGTGATGGCGGCCGGCCGTGTGTTTCGCGAAACGCAGACTATGGACGGCGGCCGATGCGAAGCCGGGTGCCAAAATGTTTACAGTGGAAAGATATTGCCTATATTTTCAGCGCGAGTCAAGAGAAACGATGGGGAGTCAATGCAATTCGAGCGTCGTCGCCATGCTCACTTCCAGCTAACTGTCGGAGCCGATCATATGGACTGCAGCACACGAAACGGCTCTTAATCGACAACAACCAAGGTGAAGGAGAATCATCATGTCGACACTTCGTACAGCTTTGGCCGGCGCCGTGATGGCCGCGTCCGCTCTTACGGTGAGTACTGCTCACGCCGCCGACGGTTGTGGCCCGAACGGCTGGCGCGGGACCTGGGGCCATTGCCATTACGCGCCGCCGGTCTATGTCGCGCCGCGTCCGGTGATTTACGCACCGCCGCCGGTCT from Paraburkholderia phytofirmans PsJN carries:
- a CDS encoding GCG_CRPN prefix-to-repeats domain-containing protein; the encoded protein is MSTLRTALAGAVMAASALTVSTAHAADGCGPNGWRGTWGHCHYAPPVYVAPRPVIYAPPPVSTYACPPGYWLGPWGHCRDTPYHGRLPNGGWQ